The Pseudomonadota bacterium nucleotide sequence TGATTGAAAAAGGATTAAAGAGAATAAATTTATTCTCATGGGAAAAGTGTGCCGAACAAACATTGAAAGTCTATTTATCATTATTATGAGGAAGAAATGAAGAAAGCACTCATTTGTGGTATTTCTGGCCAGGACGGTGCATATCTTGCCAGCCTACTACTCGACAAGAAATACGAGGTCTATGGGACATCTCGAGATGCACAGACCTCTCCTTTCAGTAATCTTTCAAAACTTAGAATTCGTAGTCATATTAACCTTTTGTCAATGGCTGCTAACGATTTTAGAAGTGTTCTTCAAATATTAAATAATGTCCAACCGGATGAGGTCTATAATCTTGCAGGACAAAGTTCAGTAGGATTGTCCTTTGACCAACCCCTTGAAACAATGGAAAGTATAGCCATTGGAACACTTAATCTTCTTGAAGCAATTCGTTTTACCAAAAAGCAAATCAAGTTTTATAATGCATGCTCCAGCGAATGTTTCGGAGATACCGGAGAGCTGGCAGCAGATGAAAGCACGCCATTTCATCCCAGAAGTCCTTATGCTATAGCAAAATCTGCTGCTTTCTGGGAGGTTGTTAATTATTGTGAAGCTTATGATCTTTTTGCATGTTCTGGCATTCTTTTTAATCACGAATCACCATTTAGGCCAGAGCGTTTTGTTACTAAGAAGATTATCGCGGCGGCATGCCGTATCGCTGGCGGAAGCAAAGAAAAGCTACGGCTGGGTAATCTATCCATATGTCGTGATTGGGGATGGGCTCCAGAATATGTCGAAGCTATGTGGATGATGCTGCAGCAACGGCAACCGGATACTTATGTTATTGCCACAGGAGAAAGTTATACACTTGAAGAGTTTGTTGCAGCCGCATTTAACTATTTAGGTCTTGATTGGCGAGAACACATTATTATTGATACTAACTTGTTTCGACCAGCAGATATTGCCATCGGGTGTGCTAATCCACGAAAGGCAGCAGAAGCACTTGGTTGGAGGGCAAAGTATAGAATGAACGATGTTGTAAAAATGATGATAGATGAAAATGCGTGAAGCAGTCAAAACCTTGAATAATAGATGTGTGATATTTGCCAAAGGCTCAGGATTTCCATACGCAATTGGCGCCGGAAGGGAGAAAACGCTGTTGATGGGGAAACTCCTCGCCACATACGGGTTTGATGTCTATGTTCTGTCCGGTGTCTTTTATTCATCTGACGAAATGCCAGAGATAAAGACGTCTGGGGAATATGATACTCTTCGGTTTTACATTCCTTCGTCTTTTCTAAAGCCGAATTCGCTCATCAAAAAAATCCAGTCTTACCTCACAACAATGTTCAATAGTGTAAAGTTCATTGTTGGTTTGACTAAACAGTATGATGAAGTCTATTTGATATACGAATATAATCAGGCATTTATGTTGTTGCTGTATAAAATAACGTCCCTGATATATGGAATACCGTTTATACTGAATATTGAGGAATGGTATTTAGCGTATAATCTGAAAGCCATGGGGCAGGTAATAAACAGCTATAGCTGCTGTAGCGTTGCGCCAAGAATTAGCCACGGTTGTATATGCGTAAGTGAGTTCCTGTGTAACAAGGTTAGAGGAGTGAATAGAGAGGCGAAAATATTCAAGTTACCAGCGATCGCCGATTTTTCCAGAATTGCGAGTATTCCTGTGTCAAATAGAGATGTGGCCAATAATCGTACCACCTTTGTTTACTGCGCTGGGGTTGGGTATAGAGAGGTAATCGATCTAATCCTTGACGCGTTTGTCCAACTTATTGATCAAGACGAGCACAAATGCACATTGGTACTCATACTACATGGGGACAAAAACGAGATTCAAAAACTAGAACGTAACTATTATGCCTATCGGCATAGCATCAGCTTTTTGAGCGATTTGCCATATCCTGAATTAATCCAATGGTACAAGAGTGCGACCGCTCTTTTGATTCCTCTTCGACCAACTTCTCAGGATGAGGCCAGATTTCCACACAAAATCGCAGAATATACAGCAACGGCAAAACCCATTATTACAACCTGGCATGGAGAGATCAAGGTCTACTTTCAGGACAGAGAAAATGCCCTGATTATGAAAGGCTATTCAAAAGAAGCACTGATCGAGGAGATGAAATTCGTTATTGATCATCCTCAAGAGGTCGGCCTGATTGGCCAACGTGGATATAGCTTAGGTAAAGAAGTTTTTGATTTTCAAAAATATACTGAGAGTCTGGGGTGTTTTGTTGAAAGTATAAAGGAACAATCATGTTGAATCACCGAGTAACCAGGAATCGACGATTGACTTGCAAGAAGTGCTAAAGATCATTTTTTTTTCTTAGAAGGACCATTCATTTGATCCCCTGTTGCGTGATTGGTGGTAATGGTTATATCAGTTCCCATCTCGTTGAGCTTTTGCTCACAAAAGGAAGGCAGCTTACTGTTATAGAGAGAAACATTTGTCCAGCAAAAAACTTGCCCGAAGATGTTCGCTATGTTGCCGGGGACTATGGTGATAAA carries:
- a CDS encoding NAD-dependent epimerase/dehydratase family protein encodes the protein MIGGNGYISSHLVELLLTKGRQLTVIERNICPAKNLPEDVRYVAGDYGDKDFLRNVLEGTKEIVDLAYELFLIRVVRTQ
- a CDS encoding GDP-mannose 4,6-dehydratase is translated as MKKALICGISGQDGAYLASLLLDKKYEVYGTSRDAQTSPFSNLSKLRIRSHINLLSMAANDFRSVLQILNNVQPDEVYNLAGQSSVGLSFDQPLETMESIAIGTLNLLEAIRFTKKQIKFYNACSSECFGDTGELAADESTPFHPRSPYAIAKSAAFWEVVNYCEAYDLFACSGILFNHESPFRPERFVTKKIIAAACRIAGGSKEKLRLGNLSICRDWGWAPEYVEAMWMMLQQRQPDTYVIATGESYTLEEFVAAAFNYLGLDWREHIIIDTNLFRPADIAIGCANPRKAAEALGWRAKYRMNDVVKMMIDENA
- a CDS encoding glycosyltransferase, which translates into the protein MKMREAVKTLNNRCVIFAKGSGFPYAIGAGREKTLLMGKLLATYGFDVYVLSGVFYSSDEMPEIKTSGEYDTLRFYIPSSFLKPNSLIKKIQSYLTTMFNSVKFIVGLTKQYDEVYLIYEYNQAFMLLLYKITSLIYGIPFILNIEEWYLAYNLKAMGQVINSYSCCSVAPRISHGCICVSEFLCNKVRGVNREAKIFKLPAIADFSRIASIPVSNRDVANNRTTFVYCAGVGYREVIDLILDAFVQLIDQDEHKCTLVLILHGDKNEIQKLERNYYAYRHSISFLSDLPYPELIQWYKSATALLIPLRPTSQDEARFPHKIAEYTATAKPIITTWHGEIKVYFQDRENALIMKGYSKEALIEEMKFVIDHPQEVGLIGQRGYSLGKEVFDFQKYTESLGCFVESIKEQSC